The following proteins are co-located in the Bordetella bronchialis genome:
- the earP gene encoding elongation factor P maturation arginine rhamnosyltransferase EarP — translation MHADIFCRRVDNYGDIGVCWRLARGLKQAAGWRIRLWIDDLPAFARMEPRCALDRQIQDIDGVAIVAWTSPAPALTPGDVVIEAFACDPPDAFRAAMRQRAAAAAPEPAAPEPAAPEPAAPIWINLEYLSAEPWVESHHRLPSPQPDGLMKYFFFPGFTAATGGLLREPDLAARRDAFQRSPDAQRAFLQGLGIGADRMAGWLPACGGAHPASTRLATLFCYPTAPLASLVAALSGDPRPTLLLVPEGVAPGLEALAGPAATGLDIVRIPFLSQDDYDRLLWCADLNFVRGEDSVVRAGWAGRPLVWQIYPQADDIHLDKLHAWLDRYRPPPQARALILAWNTGAASGPLAAAWRDATSAPGWEAWRHTARAWDRDLSAMPDLAANLIRFCANLRQKC, via the coding sequence ATGCACGCGGACATTTTCTGCCGAAGGGTGGACAACTACGGCGACATCGGCGTCTGCTGGCGGCTGGCGCGCGGGCTGAAGCAGGCCGCCGGCTGGCGGATCCGCCTGTGGATCGACGATCTGCCGGCTTTCGCCAGAATGGAGCCACGCTGTGCCCTGGACCGCCAGATCCAGGATATAGACGGGGTCGCCATTGTGGCCTGGACGTCTCCGGCACCGGCCCTGACGCCGGGCGATGTGGTGATCGAGGCGTTCGCCTGCGATCCGCCGGATGCGTTCCGTGCCGCCATGCGCCAGCGCGCCGCCGCGGCCGCGCCTGAGCCGGCCGCGCCTGAGCCGGCCGCGCCTGAGCCGGCCGCGCCCATATGGATCAACCTCGAGTACCTGAGCGCCGAGCCGTGGGTGGAGTCCCACCACCGGCTTCCATCGCCGCAGCCGGACGGCCTGATGAAGTACTTTTTCTTCCCGGGATTCACGGCGGCCACGGGCGGCCTGCTGCGCGAACCGGATCTGGCGGCGCGGCGCGACGCCTTCCAGCGCTCGCCGGACGCCCAGCGCGCTTTCCTGCAGGGATTGGGCATCGGCGCGGACCGCATGGCGGGTTGGCTGCCGGCTTGCGGCGGCGCCCATCCGGCGTCGACGCGGCTGGCGACCCTGTTCTGCTATCCCACGGCGCCCCTGGCAAGCCTGGTGGCGGCCCTGAGCGGCGACCCGCGGCCCACGCTGCTTCTGGTGCCGGAGGGCGTCGCGCCCGGCCTGGAGGCCCTGGCCGGCCCCGCTGCCACCGGTTTGGATATCGTGCGCATCCCCTTCCTGTCGCAAGACGACTACGACAGGCTGCTATGGTGCGCGGACCTGAACTTCGTGCGTGGGGAGGACTCCGTGGTCCGCGCCGGATGGGCAGGCCGCCCCCTGGTCTGGCAGATCTATCCCCAGGCCGACGACATACACCTGGATAAGCTGCACGCCTGGCTGGACCGCTACCGGCCGCCGCCACAGGCGCGGGCCCTGATCCTGGCGTGGAACACCGGCGCCGCGTCCGGTCCGCTGGCGGCGGCCTGGCGGGACGCGACCTCCGCGCCGGGCTGGGAGGCGTGGCGGCACACCGCCCGGGCATGGGACCGCGACCTGTCGGCCATGCCCGACCTGGCGGCAAACCTGATCCGATTTTGCGCAAATCTGCGCCAAAAATGTTAG
- a CDS encoding ABC transporter substrate-binding protein, protein MGSIRRLWLLAALCVAALAGCGQESPINSPYRSGAEKDNTLYTAFTRNSPKYLDPASSYSVDETPFTYNVYEPLYGYDYLARPYKLIPRAAASIDPPTYLDAQGRVLPADAPGETIAESVYEVRLRPGIRFQPHPAFARNPDGSYAYYPLRPGELDDKSAIPDFPLTGTRELTADDYVYAFRRLASPRLPSPIYSLMADYVVGMKEYGDRLRAQDQQARAKLPPDARDLPWLDLRQSGFDGVTAPDPHTLRIRIKGKYPQFKYWLAMTFTAPVPWEAERFYSQPGMATRNLSLNTWPVGTGPYMMVESLQNRRHVLARNPNFHGEPYPCDGEPADRAAGRLADCGKPTPFIDRVVFSIEKESTPLAGKFMQGYYDIPQVERGEYGVAMLVAAGDSPDKAARYREHGIQLPTTVETQNWYLGFNWNDPVVGKGDTPQKQERNRKLRQALSIAFDWEEYVAIFENSQAAVAYGPVPPGVLGYKPAPEGINPVVYDVVDGKPVRKSIDVAKQLLAEAGYPGGRDAVTGEPLVLHYDAMTGMGASPMFDWMRRQLEKLGIQLDVRSTDYSRFQDKMRRGTAQMFMWGWNADYPDAENFLFLLYGPNAKATSGGENASNYVNPEFDKLFDQMKFLDDGPEKAAIIDRMVAIVQRDAPWMFGYFPMSGGAYQQWVGNAKPTQMVRNTLQYMKLDTALRDRKIDEWNRPIWWPLWLLLVLIALAIWPSYRALRRREKQTAFGDRTVAAREST, encoded by the coding sequence ATGGGGAGCATCAGGCGGCTTTGGTTGCTGGCGGCGCTGTGCGTGGCGGCGCTGGCGGGCTGCGGGCAGGAAAGCCCGATCAACAGTCCGTACCGCTCGGGCGCGGAAAAGGACAACACCCTTTACACCGCCTTTACCCGCAATTCGCCCAAATACCTGGACCCGGCCAGTTCCTATTCGGTCGACGAAACGCCCTTCACGTACAACGTCTACGAGCCGCTGTACGGCTACGATTACCTGGCGCGTCCGTACAAGCTGATCCCCCGGGCCGCGGCCAGTATCGATCCTCCCACCTACCTGGATGCGCAGGGCCGGGTGCTGCCGGCGGATGCGCCAGGCGAGACCATCGCCGAAAGCGTGTACGAGGTGCGTCTCCGCCCAGGCATCCGCTTCCAGCCGCATCCCGCCTTCGCCCGGAATCCGGACGGCAGCTATGCGTATTACCCGCTGCGTCCCGGCGAGCTGGACGATAAGTCGGCGATTCCGGACTTCCCGCTGACCGGCACCCGGGAATTGACCGCGGACGATTACGTCTACGCCTTCCGCCGCCTCGCCAGCCCGCGACTGCCATCGCCCATCTATTCGCTGATGGCCGATTACGTGGTGGGGATGAAGGAATATGGCGATCGCCTGCGCGCGCAGGACCAGCAGGCCCGGGCCAAGCTGCCGCCCGATGCGCGCGACCTGCCTTGGCTGGACTTGCGCCAGTCCGGCTTCGACGGCGTCACGGCGCCGGATCCGCACACGCTGCGCATCCGCATCAAGGGCAAGTACCCGCAGTTCAAGTATTGGCTGGCGATGACCTTCACCGCGCCCGTGCCCTGGGAAGCCGAGCGCTTCTACAGCCAGCCCGGCATGGCCACGCGCAACCTGTCCTTGAATACCTGGCCGGTGGGGACGGGCCCCTACATGATGGTGGAGTCGCTGCAGAACCGGCGGCACGTGCTGGCGCGCAATCCCAATTTCCACGGGGAGCCCTATCCCTGCGATGGCGAGCCCGCCGATCGCGCCGCGGGACGCCTGGCCGATTGCGGCAAACCCACGCCCTTCATCGACCGCGTGGTGTTCAGCATCGAAAAAGAGTCCACCCCGCTCGCCGGCAAATTCATGCAGGGCTATTACGACATCCCGCAGGTTGAGCGCGGGGAGTACGGCGTCGCCATGCTGGTGGCCGCGGGCGATTCCCCGGACAAGGCCGCCCGCTATCGGGAGCATGGCATCCAGCTGCCGACCACGGTAGAGACCCAGAACTGGTACCTGGGATTCAACTGGAACGACCCGGTGGTGGGCAAGGGCGATACCCCGCAGAAGCAGGAGCGCAACCGCAAGCTCAGGCAGGCCCTGAGTATCGCCTTCGACTGGGAAGAGTACGTCGCCATTTTCGAGAACAGCCAGGCCGCCGTCGCCTATGGTCCCGTGCCGCCCGGCGTGCTGGGCTACAAGCCGGCGCCCGAGGGGATCAATCCCGTGGTCTATGACGTGGTCGACGGCAAGCCGGTGCGCAAGTCCATCGATGTGGCGAAACAGCTGCTGGCCGAGGCCGGCTATCCGGGCGGCCGCGATGCCGTAACCGGCGAACCGCTGGTCCTGCATTACGACGCGATGACCGGCATGGGCGCCAGCCCGATGTTCGACTGGATGCGGCGCCAGCTGGAAAAGCTGGGCATCCAGCTGGATGTGCGCTCCACCGACTACAGCCGCTTCCAGGACAAGATGCGGCGCGGTACCGCGCAGATGTTCATGTGGGGCTGGAACGCCGATTACCCCGACGCGGAGAACTTCCTGTTCCTGCTGTACGGCCCCAATGCCAAGGCCACGTCGGGCGGGGAGAACGCCTCCAACTACGTCAACCCGGAGTTCGACAAGCTGTTCGACCAGATGAAGTTCCTGGACGACGGTCCGGAAAAGGCGGCCATCATCGACCGCATGGTCGCCATCGTGCAGCGCGACGCGCCCTGGATGTTCGGCTACTTCCCGATGTCCGGCGGCGCCTACCAGCAATGGGTGGGCAATGCCAAGCCGACGCAGATGGTCCGCAACACGCTGCAATACATGAAGCTGGATACGGCCCTGCGGGACCGCAAGATAGATGAATGGAACCGGCCGATCTGGTGGCCCCTGTGGCTGCTGCTCGTGCTGATCGCGCTGGCGATCTGGCCGTCCTACCGTGCCTTGCGCCGCCGCGAGAAACAGACGGCGTTCGGCGATCGGACCGTCGCGGCCAGGGAGTCGACATGA
- a CDS encoding thermonuclease family protein, translating into MHAALRRMGVTRPVIALTVALMGAGVAYCSSPRGPAAGKGQAYTLQGRIVRVADGDTVTLLGANNRQYRIRLASIDAPETGHGKDKPGQPYAQAARRNLEALVAGRTLTAHCYEQDRYGRDVCDLPADGGETANRKQVAAGYAWANTVRNGEYLRDTALPALEREARKAGKGLWGQPGAVPPWEWRFACWNERKCAAPAGQAAP; encoded by the coding sequence GTGCACGCCGCGTTGCGGCGCATGGGGGTAACGCGTCCCGTCATCGCGTTGACGGTCGCGCTGATGGGCGCCGGGGTGGCGTATTGCTCCTCGCCGCGCGGGCCGGCGGCGGGAAAAGGGCAGGCGTACACGCTGCAAGGGCGCATCGTGCGCGTCGCCGATGGCGACACCGTGACGCTGCTGGGGGCCAACAACCGCCAGTACCGCATCCGCCTGGCCAGCATCGACGCGCCGGAAACCGGCCATGGCAAGGACAAGCCCGGCCAGCCCTACGCCCAGGCCGCGCGGCGCAACCTGGAAGCCCTGGTGGCGGGGCGCACCCTGACCGCCCATTGCTACGAGCAGGACCGCTACGGACGCGACGTCTGCGACCTGCCGGCGGACGGCGGCGAGACCGCCAACCGCAAGCAGGTGGCCGCGGGCTATGCCTGGGCCAACACCGTCCGCAACGGCGAGTACCTGCGCGATACCGCGCTGCCGGCGCTGGAACGCGAAGCCCGCAAGGCCGGCAAGGGCCTGTGGGGCCAGCCGGGCGCGGTCCCGCCCTGGGAATGGCGCTTCGCTTGCTGGAACGAGCGCAAATGCGCCGCGCCCGCCGGCCAGGCGGCGCCCTGA
- a CDS encoding ABC transporter permease — protein MSAYIVRRLLYGVLILIGVNLFTFVLFFAVNTPDDMARLSIGGQRVSQDAIDKWKTERGYDKPLFYNAQAEGARRLTDTIFYQRSVPLLRMDFGASDAGRDIGREIRTRMWPSLALAVPTFFLGLWASIVFSLLLVFFRATRLDFWGVVLCVVLLSISGLFYIIAGQWMFSKLLRLVPYSGFAGGWDAVKFLALPVAVAVVSRLGPEARFYRTLFLEEIGKDYVRTARAKGLTEAAVLFRHVLRNALLPILTGTVATLPLLFMGSLIAESFFGIPGLGSYTIDAINAQDFSIVRAMVFLGSALYIVGLILADISYTLADPRVRFE, from the coding sequence ATGAGTGCATATATCGTTCGCCGCCTGTTGTACGGCGTGCTCATCCTGATCGGCGTGAACCTGTTCACCTTCGTGCTGTTCTTCGCGGTGAACACGCCGGACGATATGGCGCGCCTGTCCATCGGCGGACAGCGCGTCAGCCAGGACGCCATCGACAAATGGAAGACCGAGCGGGGCTACGATAAGCCGCTGTTCTACAACGCACAGGCCGAAGGCGCGCGGCGCCTTACCGACACCATCTTCTACCAGCGCTCGGTGCCGCTGCTGCGCATGGATTTCGGCGCGTCCGACGCGGGCCGCGACATCGGCCGCGAGATACGCACCCGCATGTGGCCCAGCCTGGCGCTGGCGGTGCCGACGTTTTTCCTGGGCCTGTGGGCGAGCATCGTTTTCTCGCTGCTGCTGGTGTTTTTCCGCGCCACCCGCCTGGATTTCTGGGGCGTCGTGCTTTGCGTGGTGCTGCTATCGATATCGGGGCTGTTCTACATCATCGCCGGACAGTGGATGTTCTCCAAGCTGCTACGGCTGGTGCCGTATTCGGGTTTTGCGGGCGGTTGGGATGCGGTCAAGTTCCTGGCGCTGCCGGTGGCGGTGGCCGTGGTCTCGCGGCTGGGGCCGGAGGCCCGCTTCTACCGCACGCTCTTCCTGGAGGAGATCGGCAAGGATTATGTGCGCACCGCGCGCGCCAAGGGCCTGACGGAAGCCGCCGTGCTGTTCCGCCATGTGCTGCGCAACGCCTTGCTGCCCATCCTGACCGGCACCGTCGCCACGCTGCCGCTGTTGTTCATGGGCAGCCTGATCGCGGAATCCTTTTTCGGCATTCCCGGCCTGGGCAGCTACACCATCGACGCGATCAATGCGCAGGATTTCTCTATCGTGCGCGCCATGGTGTTCCTGGGATCGGCGCTGTACATCGTCGGCCTGATCCTGGCCGACATCTCCTACACGCTGGCCGATCCCCGCGTGCGTTTCGAGTGA
- a CDS encoding magnesium and cobalt transport protein CorA has protein sequence MQDPGSSAPAAPAVAQGAGEYNGEVVASISYVKGRRDAAVPIEQIHSYVGQSERLLWLGVKNPHPELLTRVGEELRLGPKAMEEIHEPHKRPKIIDYGNVVLVVAVTLELDGDRPLFGETQLVIGDGFLFTIRRGSTAPYSALRERLEAAPDLLARGSDYVASELLDFLVDRYVHAVTKLEGVVENAEQKLLIRGAKDADIRRLYRQRRDLLRIHNAIAPMAEICRRLARVEMTAIDEHARPYFAEVADRVMRIDELVAALRDALAFAFEASLMMGQSQQNDTTRRLASWAAILAVPTAVAGIYGMNFKYMPELDWTYGYPMTLAGIGVACGLLYWRFRRAGWL, from the coding sequence ATGCAGGATCCCGGATCCAGTGCCCCCGCGGCGCCCGCCGTGGCGCAAGGCGCGGGCGAGTACAACGGCGAGGTCGTCGCATCGATCTCGTACGTGAAGGGCCGCCGCGACGCCGCCGTGCCGATCGAACAAATCCATTCCTACGTGGGCCAGTCCGAACGCCTGCTGTGGCTGGGCGTGAAGAACCCCCATCCCGAGCTGCTCACCCGGGTGGGCGAAGAGCTGCGCCTGGGCCCCAAGGCGATGGAGGAAATCCACGAGCCGCACAAGCGCCCGAAGATCATCGACTACGGGAATGTGGTCCTGGTCGTGGCCGTCACGCTGGAACTGGACGGCGACCGGCCGCTGTTCGGCGAAACGCAGCTGGTCATCGGCGACGGTTTCCTGTTCACCATCCGGCGTGGCTCCACGGCGCCGTACAGCGCGCTGCGCGAAAGGCTGGAGGCCGCGCCGGATCTGCTGGCGCGCGGCAGCGACTACGTGGCGTCCGAGCTGCTCGACTTTCTGGTGGACCGCTATGTCCATGCCGTCACCAAGCTGGAAGGCGTGGTCGAAAACGCCGAACAGAAGCTCCTGATACGCGGCGCCAAGGACGCGGACATCCGCCGGTTGTACCGCCAGCGGCGGGACCTGCTGCGCATCCACAATGCCATCGCGCCGATGGCGGAAATCTGCCGGCGCCTGGCGCGGGTCGAGATGACCGCGATCGACGAGCACGCGCGGCCGTACTTCGCCGAAGTCGCCGACCGCGTCATGCGCATCGACGAACTGGTGGCCGCCTTGCGCGACGCGCTGGCTTTCGCCTTCGAGGCCAGCCTGATGATGGGGCAGTCGCAGCAGAACGACACGACGCGCCGGCTGGCGTCCTGGGCGGCCATCCTGGCCGTGCCGACGGCGGTAGCGGGCATCTACGGCATGAACTTCAAGTACATGCCCGAATTGGATTGGACTTATGGGTACCCCATGACGCTGGCCGGCATCGGCGTGGCGTGCGGGTTGTTGTACTGGCGTTTCCGGAGGGCCGGGTGGTTGTAA
- a CDS encoding DUF1178 family protein: protein MKVFDLQCDEQGHLFEGWFASHENYDEQQSRGLVSCPMCGSTKVSKRLSAPRLNVSHLKSPTPPGNPVTDQDGGPAQMARLQAAVLKQVREMVRRAENVGPRFAEEARRIHEGEAEERAIRGTSTPEERQALLEDGIDFLAVPDILDDERLQ from the coding sequence ATGAAAGTATTCGACCTTCAATGCGACGAGCAGGGCCATTTGTTCGAAGGCTGGTTCGCCTCGCATGAAAACTACGACGAGCAGCAGTCTCGCGGCCTGGTGTCGTGCCCCATGTGTGGTTCGACCAAGGTCTCCAAGCGCCTGTCCGCGCCGCGCCTGAACGTATCGCACCTGAAATCCCCCACGCCCCCGGGTAATCCCGTGACGGATCAGGACGGCGGACCGGCCCAGATGGCACGCCTGCAGGCCGCGGTGCTCAAGCAGGTGCGGGAAATGGTCCGCCGGGCCGAGAACGTCGGCCCCCGCTTTGCCGAAGAGGCACGGCGCATCCATGAAGGCGAGGCCGAGGAACGTGCGATCCGCGGCACCTCCACGCCGGAGGAACGGCAGGCGCTGCTCGAGGACGGCATCGATTTCCTGGCGGTGCCGGACATCCTGGACGACGAGCGCCTGCAGTAG
- a CDS encoding ABC transporter permease, producing the protein MPLIVLLWTDVALYLIVAGVLAYAWHVRRTPTLRATWLRVAQDGPAMCAAAVLAVFVVAGLLDSVHYRPRLPPLPGAAADAPVAYAPSVRSLLDAALAGTVLTRPEKTYSAPLAARQFTKESMLVDGRPVRDFPRLRAGAAHLADPDKERWPDVAKRAAAGLAGGVLAALVLGVALGAVLARRRASWRAAMRDLLRGDTDIRWRPMYLTLCVLCLVAGVLAGLATGYHPLGTDRTGNDVLWQAIKSVRTALVIGSLTTLAMLPPALGFGIAAGYFKGKVDDAITYLYTTLTSIPGVLLVAACVLMMQVYIDNNPSRFPTSAERADLRLFLLCLILGLTGWAGLCRLVRAEVLKLRELEYVQAARAFGVSRWGIMRRHLVPNVMHIVLITVVLEFSSLVLYEAVLSYLGIGVDPSMNSYGSMINSARLEMSMDPMIWWNLGTAFVFMLALVLAANLFADGVRAAFDPRARKFRARRLPVLAPPPTGGLFAVSPVAAETREATRQGEGR; encoded by the coding sequence ATGCCCTTGATCGTTCTGCTCTGGACCGACGTCGCCCTGTACCTGATCGTGGCCGGCGTGCTGGCGTATGCCTGGCACGTGCGGCGCACGCCGACCCTGCGCGCGACCTGGCTGAGGGTGGCGCAGGACGGCCCGGCCATGTGCGCCGCGGCCGTGCTGGCGGTTTTCGTCGTGGCCGGACTTCTGGATTCGGTGCACTACCGCCCGCGCCTGCCGCCCTTGCCCGGCGCGGCCGCCGACGCGCCGGTGGCCTACGCGCCCTCGGTGCGTTCGCTGCTGGACGCCGCGCTGGCAGGCACCGTGCTGACCCGTCCGGAGAAGACCTATTCCGCGCCGCTGGCGGCGCGCCAGTTCACCAAGGAAAGCATGCTGGTCGACGGTCGGCCCGTGCGCGACTTCCCACGCTTGCGGGCGGGTGCGGCTCATCTGGCCGATCCCGACAAGGAACGCTGGCCCGACGTGGCCAAGCGCGCGGCCGCCGGCCTGGCGGGTGGCGTGCTGGCCGCGCTGGTCCTGGGCGTGGCATTGGGCGCGGTGCTGGCGCGGCGCCGTGCTTCATGGCGGGCCGCCATGCGCGACCTGCTGCGCGGCGATACCGACATACGCTGGCGGCCGATGTATCTGACGCTGTGCGTGCTGTGCCTGGTGGCGGGCGTCCTGGCCGGCCTGGCCACGGGCTACCATCCCCTGGGCACGGACCGCACCGGCAACGACGTCCTGTGGCAGGCCATCAAGAGCGTGCGCACGGCGCTGGTCATCGGCAGCCTGACCACCCTGGCCATGCTGCCGCCGGCCCTGGGCTTCGGTATCGCCGCCGGCTATTTCAAGGGCAAGGTCGACGATGCCATTACCTACCTCTACACCACGCTGACCTCCATCCCGGGCGTCCTGCTGGTGGCGGCATGCGTGCTGATGATGCAGGTGTACATCGACAACAATCCCTCGCGCTTTCCCACTTCCGCCGAGCGTGCCGACCTGCGCCTGTTCCTGCTATGCCTGATACTGGGGCTGACCGGCTGGGCCGGGCTGTGCCGCCTGGTGCGCGCGGAGGTCCTGAAGCTGCGCGAGCTGGAATACGTGCAGGCCGCGCGGGCCTTCGGCGTGTCCCGGTGGGGCATCATGCGCCGCCACCTGGTGCCGAATGTGATGCATATCGTGTTGATTACCGTGGTGCTGGAGTTCTCCTCCCTGGTCCTGTACGAGGCCGTGCTGTCCTATCTCGGTATAGGGGTGGATCCCAGCATGAATTCGTATGGTTCGATGATCAACTCCGCGCGCCTGGAAATGTCCATGGACCCCATGATCTGGTGGAACCTCGGCACGGCTTTCGTCTTCATGCTGGCGCTGGTGCTGGCGGCCAACCTGTTCGCCGACGGCGTGCGCGCGGCCTTCGATCCGCGCGCGCGCAAGTTCCGCGCGCGGCGCCTTCCCGTGCTGGCGCCGCCGCCCACGGGCGGCCTGTTCGCCGTATCGCCCGTGGCCGCCGAAACGCGCGAGGCCACGCGGCAGGGAGAAGGGCGATGA
- the efp gene encoding elongation factor P yields MKTAQELRVGNVVMVGKDPLVVQKAEYNKSGRNAAVVKLKFKNLLTAAGSESVYKADEKFDVVVLDRKECTYSYFGDPMYVFMDEEYNQYEIEAESMGDALNYLEEGMPVEVVFYDGRAISVELPTSVVREITYTEPAVRGDTSGKVLKPAKINTGYDINVPLFCEIGDKIEIDTRTGEYRSRVNG; encoded by the coding sequence ATGAAAACCGCTCAGGAACTGCGAGTCGGCAACGTGGTCATGGTCGGCAAGGATCCCCTCGTGGTCCAGAAGGCCGAATACAACAAGTCGGGCCGCAACGCGGCCGTGGTGAAGCTGAAGTTCAAGAACCTGCTCACCGCCGCCGGCAGCGAATCGGTCTACAAGGCCGACGAAAAATTCGACGTCGTGGTGCTGGACCGCAAGGAGTGCACGTACTCCTATTTCGGCGACCCCATGTATGTCTTCATGGACGAGGAATACAACCAGTACGAGATCGAAGCCGAAAGCATGGGCGACGCGCTCAACTACCTGGAAGAAGGCATGCCCGTGGAAGTCGTCTTCTACGACGGCCGCGCCATCTCGGTGGAACTGCCCACCAGCGTCGTGCGCGAGATCACCTATACCGAGCCCGCCGTGCGCGGCGACACCTCCGGCAAGGTGCTGAAGCCGGCCAAGATCAACACCGGCTACGACATCAACGTGCCGCTGTTCTGCGAAATCGGCGACAAGATCGAAATCGACACGCGCACGGGCGAATACCGCAGCCGCGTCAACGGTTAA
- a CDS encoding ABC transporter ATP-binding protein, producing the protein MSAADSVLRVQDLRVEIAGERGIAVAVQRLALAISRGETFALVGESGSGKSITAMALLRLLPDAGRIVAGQVELADEDLTRLPESAMRRVRGGRIGIIFQEPSTSLNPVMRVGDQIVETLRAHTRLRGEAARARAIDWLRRVGIPEPERRIDDYPMQFSGGQKQRIMIAIALAAEPLLLIADEPTTALDVTVQAQVLDLLAGIQRDMGMAMLLITHDLAVVRNVAQHVALMRAGEIVECAPAEQFFTAPRHPYARQLFDAIPAFEKRGRPLSGGPAIGQPATPAPDIGPTVLEVRDLSVHYPVRKGPLRRIKSWVKAVDGLSFSLRAGETLALLGESGCGKTTTGKALLRLIEGARIRGHAMLDGADLMHARGRELARLRENIQIVFQDPFASLNPRMRVGEILLEGVLALRRDLPRQACADRVARLLARVGLPEDTATRYPHEFSGGQRQRIAIARALAVEPKVLICDEPTSALDVSIQAQILDLLRDLQRELGIAYLFITHNFSVVEYLADRIAVMHGGRIVELDDTATVLRQPRHEITRRLLAAVPRLHFG; encoded by the coding sequence ATGAGCGCCGCGGACAGCGTTTTGCGGGTGCAGGACCTGCGCGTCGAAATCGCCGGCGAGCGCGGCATCGCGGTCGCCGTCCAGCGCCTGGCCCTGGCGATCTCGCGCGGCGAAACCTTCGCGCTGGTCGGCGAGTCAGGCAGCGGCAAGAGCATCACCGCCATGGCCTTGCTGCGGCTGCTGCCGGACGCGGGCCGCATTGTCGCGGGCCAGGTGGAGCTGGCGGACGAGGACCTGACCCGGCTGCCGGAAAGCGCGATGCGCCGGGTGCGCGGGGGGCGCATCGGCATCATCTTCCAGGAGCCTTCCACCAGCCTGAATCCCGTCATGCGCGTGGGCGACCAGATCGTCGAGACCTTGCGCGCCCATACGCGGCTGCGCGGCGAGGCGGCACGCGCCCGCGCCATCGACTGGCTGCGGCGCGTCGGCATCCCGGAGCCGGAACGGCGGATCGACGACTATCCCATGCAGTTCTCCGGGGGCCAGAAACAGCGCATCATGATCGCCATCGCGCTGGCCGCCGAGCCGCTGCTGCTGATCGCCGACGAACCCACCACCGCGCTGGACGTCACGGTGCAGGCCCAGGTGCTGGACCTGCTGGCCGGCATCCAGCGCGATATGGGCATGGCCATGCTGCTGATCACCCACGACCTGGCCGTGGTGCGCAACGTGGCGCAGCACGTGGCGCTGATGCGGGCCGGCGAGATCGTCGAATGCGCGCCGGCCGAACAGTTCTTCACCGCGCCGCGCCATCCCTACGCGCGGCAATTGTTCGACGCCATCCCGGCCTTCGAAAAACGCGGCCGGCCGCTGTCCGGCGGCCCGGCGATCGGCCAGCCCGCCACGCCCGCGCCCGATATCGGCCCGACCGTTCTGGAAGTGCGCGACCTGTCCGTCCATTACCCGGTACGCAAGGGGCCCCTGCGCCGCATCAAGTCCTGGGTGAAGGCGGTCGATGGCTTGAGCTTCAGCCTGCGCGCCGGCGAAACGCTGGCGCTGCTGGGCGAATCCGGCTGCGGCAAGACCACCACGGGCAAGGCGCTGCTGAGGCTGATCGAGGGGGCCCGCATACGCGGCCACGCCATGCTGGACGGCGCGGACCTGATGCATGCGCGTGGGCGCGAACTGGCCCGCCTGCGCGAGAACATCCAGATCGTGTTCCAGGACCCGTTCGCGTCGCTCAACCCGCGCATGCGGGTGGGCGAGATCCTGCTGGAAGGCGTGCTGGCGCTGCGGCGCGACCTGCCCAGGCAGGCCTGCGCCGATCGCGTGGCGCGGCTGCTGGCCCGCGTCGGCCTGCCGGAGGACACCGCGACGCGCTATCCGCACGAGTTTTCCGGCGGCCAGCGCCAACGCATCGCCATCGCGCGGGCCCTGGCCGTGGAGCCCAAGGTGCTGATCTGCGACGAGCCCACGTCGGCGCTGGACGTATCCATCCAGGCACAGATCCTGGACCTGCTGCGCGACCTGCAACGCGAGCTGGGCATCGCCTATCTGTTCATCACCCACAACTTCAGCGTGGTCGAATACCTGGCCGACCGTATCGCGGTCATGCATGGCGGCCGTATCGTGGAACTGGACGACACCGCCACCGTCCTGCGGCAGCCCAGGCACGAGATCACCCGGCGCCTGCTGGCCGCGGTACCGCGCCTGCATTTCGGCTGA